One genomic segment of Bradyrhizobium prioriisuperbiae includes these proteins:
- a CDS encoding xanthine dehydrogenase family protein molybdopterin-binding subunit: protein MANQGIGARVPRKEDARLMHGRGQYVSDIILPGQSEVAFLRSPVAHAVLRGVTKPQGFESAVFVGGDLTGVNAIAAPCTVPSYKVSIQHPLAQGKVRFAGELIAMTIAPSRAAAEDLAEKIELDLEELPPLVDAHATRTTTETRVHEEWDDNLFLTLNYDNGFEEHAQNAPVVIEREMTMSRQAMVPLEGKAIVADWDFRAEQLTVYTSTQVPHVIRIGLAQCLGLDEGQIRVIAPDVGGGFGYKCVLQPEEICVAWLALTYKRPFRYIEDRREHLIAGANSRQHHYKLKAYADKRGRLLALDAEVTIDGGAYSNWPFTVALEPGQATGNLPGPYDIRGYRCKTYCVATNKPGFLPYRGVARTSVCFAIELLMDAIAREVGREPWEVRMENLVTAQAMPYTNVARKHYDSGDYPRSLETVRREIDLDTWRARQRQGETDGRRIGIGFASYCEQSAHGTSVFAAWGLPLIPGYDQATVRMLVDGSLEVRVGVHSHGQGMETTLAQIANEILGVDVANIRVIHGDTGATPFSTGTYASRSIVMTGGAVAKTCEALVPRLLAIGAHLMQCATNTVSYMPGRVVGPQSSVTIKEIAEAWYRRPQLLPPDVDVNGLEATIGYKPQVDTGAFSYASHAAVVAVDTELGAIEILDYVIAEDCGRMVNPMVVDGQTIGGAAQGIGTALYEESPYDANGQPLASTFMDYLLPGATEVPKFRIHHTETLSPYTAFGIKGMGEGGAIAPPAVLFNAVNDALRDLGVEVSETPLTPRRLLTAIERGSARQPLPAEAQS, encoded by the coding sequence ATGGCAAATCAGGGCATCGGCGCACGGGTGCCTCGGAAGGAAGACGCGCGGCTGATGCACGGCCGCGGCCAGTATGTGTCCGACATCATCCTTCCCGGCCAAAGCGAAGTCGCCTTCCTGCGCAGCCCGGTGGCGCATGCCGTGCTGCGCGGCGTCACCAAGCCGCAGGGCTTTGAATCCGCCGTTTTCGTCGGCGGCGACCTCACCGGCGTCAACGCCATCGCCGCGCCCTGCACGGTTCCCAGCTACAAGGTGTCGATCCAGCACCCGCTCGCGCAGGGCAAGGTACGCTTCGCCGGCGAACTGATCGCCATGACGATCGCCCCAAGCCGTGCCGCCGCCGAGGATCTCGCGGAAAAAATCGAGCTCGATCTCGAGGAACTGCCTCCGCTGGTCGACGCCCATGCGACACGCACGACGACCGAGACCCGGGTGCATGAGGAATGGGACGACAATCTGTTTCTCACCCTGAACTACGACAACGGTTTCGAGGAGCATGCGCAGAACGCGCCCGTGGTGATCGAGCGCGAGATGACGATGTCGCGCCAGGCCATGGTGCCGCTGGAAGGCAAGGCGATCGTCGCTGACTGGGATTTCCGGGCCGAGCAGCTGACCGTCTACACCTCGACGCAGGTGCCCCATGTGATCCGGATCGGGCTCGCGCAATGCCTGGGCCTCGACGAGGGACAGATCCGGGTGATCGCCCCCGATGTCGGCGGCGGCTTCGGCTACAAATGCGTGCTGCAGCCGGAAGAAATCTGCGTCGCCTGGCTGGCGCTGACCTACAAGCGCCCGTTCCGCTACATCGAGGATCGCCGCGAACACCTGATCGCCGGCGCCAACAGCCGCCAGCACCATTACAAGCTGAAAGCCTATGCCGACAAACGCGGCCGCCTGCTGGCTCTGGATGCGGAAGTCACCATCGACGGCGGCGCCTATTCGAATTGGCCGTTCACCGTCGCGCTCGAACCGGGACAGGCCACTGGCAATCTGCCGGGCCCGTATGATATCCGCGGCTATCGCTGCAAGACCTATTGCGTCGCCACCAACAAGCCGGGCTTCCTGCCTTACCGCGGCGTGGCCCGCACCAGTGTCTGCTTCGCCATCGAACTGCTGATGGACGCGATCGCCCGCGAGGTCGGCCGCGAGCCCTGGGAAGTCCGCATGGAGAATCTGGTGACGGCACAGGCGATGCCCTACACCAATGTCGCGCGCAAGCATTACGACAGCGGCGACTATCCGCGCAGCCTGGAGACGGTTCGCCGCGAGATCGACCTCGACACATGGCGTGCCCGCCAGCGCCAGGGCGAAACCGACGGCCGGCGCATCGGCATCGGCTTCGCCAGCTATTGCGAGCAATCCGCCCACGGCACCAGCGTATTTGCCGCCTGGGGCCTGCCGCTGATCCCGGGCTACGACCAGGCGACGGTGCGCATGCTGGTCGACGGCAGCCTGGAGGTGCGGGTCGGGGTGCATTCCCACGGCCAGGGCATGGAAACCACGCTGGCGCAGATCGCCAATGAGATTCTCGGCGTCGATGTCGCCAATATTCGCGTAATTCACGGCGACACCGGCGCCACACCATTCTCGACCGGCACCTACGCCTCGCGCAGCATCGTGATGACCGGCGGCGCCGTGGCCAAAACCTGCGAAGCGCTGGTGCCGCGTCTGCTCGCGATCGGTGCGCATCTGATGCAGTGCGCCACCAATACGGTGAGCTACATGCCCGGTCGCGTGGTCGGGCCGCAATCGTCTGTTACGATCAAGGAGATCGCCGAAGCCTGGTACCGCCGGCCGCAACTGCTGCCACCGGACGTCGACGTCAACGGGCTGGAGGCGACCATCGGCTACAAGCCGCAGGTCGACACCGGGGCGTTCAGTTATGCCTCCCATGCCGCGGTGGTCGCGGTCGATACCGAACTCGGCGCCATCGAGATCCTGGACTATGTGATCGCCGAGGATTGCGGACGCATGGTCAATCCGATGGTGGTCGATGGCCAGACCATCGGCGGCGCCGCGCAAGGCATCGGCACCGCACTCTATGAAGAGAGCCCCTACGATGCCAACGGCCAGCCGCTGGCCTCGACCTTCATGGATTACCTGCTGCCCGGCGCCACCGAAGTGCCGAAATTCCGCATCCATCACACCGAGACGTTGTCGCCCTACACCGCGTTCGGCATCAAGGGCATGGGCGAAGGCGGCGCCATCGCGCCGCCGGCGGTGCTTTTCAACGCCGTCAACGATGCCCTGCGCGATCTCGGCGTCGAGGTGTCGGAAACGCCGCTGACGCCGCGCCGCCTGCTGACTGCGATCGAACGGGGATCTGCCCGCCAACCTCTGCCCGCAGAGGCCCAATCATGA